The genomic window TGAAAGTCAGAAGACAACATTTTTCTTAGAAGTCATGTTCcccatagaatataagcttctcaAGGGTAGAGACCATCTATTGTTGTGGGTCCTCTTTATTATGTACAAAGTGAAGGCATCTGAATCAAGGAATTGTAATTTTTCCCACTTCCTCTCCCCAACTTTCATGTTTTTCAGCAAAAGAGCTGTATCAGAGCCAATACTTAGGGGGAATAAGAAGTATTTGTTAAGTAAATTGAAATGCATTTCAGATAAGAAAgataaaactgaattaaaatgtTGAAGACTTGGAAATATTTACAGTTTATCTATAAATTGTCTTTCATATACAAAACAACTGAACATTTATAATGCATGtgcaatataatatttattgcatATATGCaatagaatattgtatatatacaatgCAATATGGATTGTTCTACAGTGTTTATAGATATTGAGAAAATAGAAACTCCCCTTATTTTTCCTTAAGATGAAAAGAGCAGTTTAAAAAAACTACAACTTTTGAACACTGATTTGTTTTATAATAAGGTCATAGCCATTCATTTCTCTGAAGCTCAATTATTATTCAAGCTTTGTTTTGGCCAACTTAGCCTGGGGAGAGGCAACATTGTATAGTGCTTAGAGACCAGTTCACAAAGAACTGGATTAAAGTCTTATTCTTTACCCATActgactctgtgatcctggacaatttACTTAACCTCTAAGTATTCATTCTCTAGGTTTATAAATTACAAGAAGGCACTGATACATATTAGTAGGAGTTTCCTTACCAGGAAGTTCTCtatatgaaatcacaggtctagtctcTAGCCTAAATTGAGGAAAGATGTTTAGAAGGATTTAGAAGGATTAAGAATCTCCAATTATTTTAGCAGGAGTCTAACAAAATTTCATAAGTGATCCTAAAAAGTATTGCTGTAGGGCAGACTTATTCTTCTCATCTTTGTTGTGGTTTATGTATCATATCAATAGGGAGAAAGTTCAGGATCTATGTGAACTGGAGAGATTATGCATACTGTATCTCTGAATAATGAAGGCTAGGCAATTGGTCTACAAAAATTTAATTACCATAAATTGTGATCCAGCGTAGTCCCAGAGATGTCTGATAGGTGAACCCCTTCGACTCCACTACCAGCTACTCCAGAGTTTAACCAAGCTGATCGAGTTCGccgttttttcttttcctgttcctTGCGTTTCCCaggtttgcttttctttttcttgttagaTGTCCTCAGTGGCTGCTCTTTATATGTCTGTGCCTTGTTGGTCTCCTGAGTAAGGTACCTCCCCTCATCTTCACTTCCAAACCGGACAGGGTAGTTCTTTGTGTTGGTAGCTGGCTTGGGGTTGGGAGAAACCTCTAAAGTTGCTCGAATTTCAGCTGTGTTAATGCCTTCAATCAAATTTTGAAGAAAGATTCTTCGTCGTAAATCTTGAATAACCTTTCCTTTGTCATGGAGGAACTGGTGCTCTGATACAGCTCTTTTGCTGAAAAACATGAAAGTTGGGGAGAGGAAGTGGGAAAAATTACAATTCCTTGATTCAGATGCCTTCACTTTGTACATAATAAAGAGGACCCACAACAATAGATGGTTTATAtgaattgctatttttaaataaaaggggaatagaatcagaaaaagaaattatatttgactAATAACATGAATCATTAGGTTTGAATCTATTCTCTTCAGAGATGTCTGGGGGAAACCCCTTATAATAGTATAAGTTCCTTTAATAAGTCAATAAAACTGAGATAAGAAATACAAAAGTAGCTTCTGGTCATTTTAAAGCACATGCCTCCTTCTCCCACTCATTGACCATAGGATCCCAAAGTCAGAAGGTACCTCCTCCTTTCACTTCCTCTGCAGTCCAGTTAATCTGTCGTCTTGCTATTCATCACACTTAATAATTCATCTCTTGTCTCCATGCCTGCAATGTTTTCCTTCGACACTTTTGCCTCTAAGAACTGCCAGTATCTTTCAAAGCTCAGCTTAAATGTCACTTACTATAAAAGGCATTTCTTAATAcccttctttatatattttgttatatacgatatatgtttatatgataTCCTTTGGGGGGGGAATCTAAGTTCTTTAAAGTTAGGGActaaactttcatttttgtctttgtattttcagcacAAAGTAGACActtaaatgctgattgattggaTACTAGATGAACTCTACAAGCTTGTCCTATTTCTATGCTCCTTAAAACATGAATCTCATCAATATTATCCCTGACAAGAAATCATTCAGCAAACTTGAAAATCTccagtaattaaaaaaattcactctctctctctctctccaggcaGCTCTTATGAGGGACAGCCTATGCAAAGGAATGGAGTGTTCCCTATTtaaatagctctaattgttagtgtttttctttataacaaagTAAAATCTGCTTCTGTAATTTCCTCGCACTTGTTCTAATTCTGCCTTTGAATTTGGGGCCATAAAGAACAGATTTAATTCATCTTCCATATGACAATATTAAGCAGTCAGTTAACTAGCAGATTTTATTGTATGTAGTTTAATTCTATTAAgttacaattctatttttaaaatattctttaagtaACAGAAGTAAGTGCTCCCCAAAATTTGAGGAATCcaactttccattttctttgcttgccttacagTATTTCTCTGGAGGCAAAAAATTCCTTGAAGTATTCACTTATggtgtggtgttttttttttttgagaacagtTCATCAAATACTATATAATATGTTTAACATCCCTTTAATAAAAAGACAGTAAAAAACAAACATGGAGGGAGCTGAGACTTTTCTTCaggaaatgtttatttattttttttgaactgGATCTGTAATGATATATTAGTTGCTCTGGCAGATTTCTGGCCATGAGGGCATACTGTATCTTTACTAGGACTTTTATATTTCCCCTGTATTCCTGTTTATCTCATTTTCTACAAAGCCCAATCTCCAATCTCTTATGCAAATgtgtttatcttttcttttccttaccccatttctctcttctctgtgcCAGTTATTAAGGTTATTCTGAGGTTAGGTGAACATTAGTCTAATTAGCTAGATTTCCAGTTATATACCTTTCAGAGAGATACTTTCCTCCACTTCCATCTTCTCCTAAAACTTACTGTGGCCCAATCTCCATAGGCAGATTGGAGAACTAGATTTCTTGCCttgaaaaggaataagaaagggagcagctaggtggcagctaggtggtggagtggatagagcaccagccctggagtcaggaggatctgagttcaactctggcctgacacacttaataattgtctagctgtataaccttgagcaaatcactcttaaccgcattgccttaaaaaaataaaaattaatagaaagaaaagggataAGAATAAATAAGATTTGAGGGGGGTAAAGGTAGCTAGTGAGCTAAAAGAAAAGATTCTAAGACATTAGAATGATCATCAAATACTGGTTAATCTTAACCATGTCTAAGGGAAATTTGAAAAGCTAAATAACCTGACATCTATATGAAGTAGCATAGTATCCATATTAAATATACTCCCAGTGTAACACTTTTTTCCATTCATAGGATTGAAAATagcttccatttcctcacctTTTTTCTCCTTACAAAGTTAAAGCATCTCTTACTTGGATTCCTGGGAGAAGGATGCAAGAGTAACATAAAAAATGAGTGGGAGCCATTGCAATAGTGAGGAGAGCAATTTAAACCTCTGGCATCTGATGTATAACCATCATCACATGATCTAGGATTATTAttacagtattattattattattattattgttattattattattgttattacctaTCTCTTAATCACAAATTACATAACTATGGTTCCTAGAGCTTTTCTCTGGCAACTTATTAAGTGAAAGCACAGAATGAGATTTTAGGTTTTAATGGTAATTTCTTTGGATATTATACTTAACATTCAATCTACCCTTATGCATAACTGACTTGAAGACATTACTTAatggaaaggaatttaaaagGAGCCTGATTTAAATGAACCATGCAGcagtctcttttcctttttgaatgtCCCACATGTTACTAGATTAAAATTCACTTAGATTTTGGAAACTTTCAATATCCTGGAAACTTTTAATAATCTATATACTTGAAAATTAGTTATATTATGACTATATCTTCAAATTGTagcagttttcttatttttctttcaaaagactGGTGTAAAATAATTGCATATCTTGTAGCTATTGCAATTTAGAAAGCATCCTTTGGCAAAATGCCAAACACATGCACAAAAGGATCTCAGCCATTAATCATTCATAacatattttgaattatttcattccCTTTTCACTCCAACAGATACTTGTTCCATCTCTCCTATTCTCTAATTTAATAACACAGACCAATACTTTCTGTTAGCTACAAACTAACTTTTAAAAGCAGCTGGCTTCGTCTAATCAAGTTTTGCTCATGCCCATTCTCCCTGGCATATTGTGCTTCTGTCATATGTGAGTCACATAGCCTTTCTAACTTAAGCTCTGGACTTTCCCAGGATACTTCTCGTGGGAAATGCAGTTACCATTCCACCCTTCTACTTTATAAAAAGCGTATAAATTGTATGACTTTGCTCAGTTTAAAAATCATATGTCTCTTTCAAGGAACAAagctttcttcttatttttgacATAAATTATTAGTAGCTAAATGTCACCATCACAGAAAATGCTGTCAGATAGTTCACTTAATGTTTTAAAGACTTTAGAATTGAAAATGCtgctaaaaatgaaacaaatgatcATTAGAAAACTTGCACTAGATGTTGCCTCAGACATATAACTTAAGGTCTAgttctttatacatatatatatatagagagagaggggggggagagTAATTAAACCTGCCTTTTAAAAGATGTGTATATTGttaggggaaaaatgagaaagaatggaGGAGCTCTCCATTTAAATAGCTCTATGCTATGGAGAAACACATCTGTCTTCCAATAATACTCTGGTATTCCATATTTCCATAAAAGATTTAAGTAGTGTTATgtctcatatatttattattaaaggtctaatattaaaaagaaaacaaatctttgccCTAATATGCTTCATTGCTTTCTTTAGACATTAAAACATATCTTTTTTTACAAAGATGTAGAAAAGAATTCTTAACAAAGGTAATTCTGTACATTTATCTGGACCACTTCTGTTTTGCTTCAGAGGGGAATATCTTTCTGAGTGAATTTTCATGGAATAGATTAAATTTCTATGGAACACTCAAGAAGTACAGAGAGTAAATTCTATGATAGAAATTTCCTCTGAAGCACAGAACAAAGCAGGCCACTAGAGCAAAAGCTTGGCTCTTAAGGAAACATGGAGAAGAAAAGTTCTGTGGTCCATGGAAGAGACAGGGTTAGGGTGTTAGAATTAAGATGACTCACTagaagtcctttccaactcaaaTGACTCAGTCAAAAGTAATGCTTTTTATTAAGTGGAATAGACCAAGTATGACTCCAAAGCAAATGCAGCCAGTGATGTTTTAAGTTTATGAATATACAGGAAAAGTGTCCCTCTACACTTTGAATACAAAAGGTATTTACTTGCCcaattttaatttagaataatttaGAATAATCTGCTGCCTGGTTCTTGCTCTTTCAACACTCTTGCCTCATtacatatttagttttttttttttttgttaggaatTGCAATTTTAACAGTCTGGGGAACTCCCAGGAGAGAAATTTAAACTAACATTGCAATTGGGTAACTTTTCTACAATTTACAGACCTGGAGAGTCACTTTGGGGTATTAAGAATTAATTACTTGACCATAGGCACATAATTTATattagaggtagaatttgaacccacatgTTCCTAAGATTAACCATCTGTCCATTAATGGATATCACCTCTCTCTCATTAAATAGATTTCATATCAAATCCCAAAACTCCAGAACTTGCAACAtttctaatcttttcatttttcacctGTTTTATGAAGTTTTACTAATTTCTGCTTTATTATAGTTCTACCCACTACATTTTAAAAGCAATCATTCTATGTCTTAATACCCTAAAGCACTGAGCAATTTCTTAGGAGTATTGAAATATTTATGCAGTTGAGGTTAAGCAGTTTTCCTAGAATTTGGTTTGAAGAGTGATTGGGGAATAATATGGCTTGATTATATgttaataaaatttcttttaagaaatcgacttattttttatttttttaagtctcaTGTTTTGTCTAACATGCAGTTAACTATTATTTGGTGACACTGCAGATCTAATGACTTGTTTTTAACTCCATCTGGCAATAGTAATTTGGTGTAATATTTTTGTCTACTGATGATTTAAGCTTCCATGAAAAAGCCTGGCTGTAATGTAATGTGATGATTAATCATTGACTATAGCAATGTTTTGTGGTAGTTTTATAACTGTCTACAGAGTGTGACTATTTAAGTATAAGATTGTGTTTCACCCACAAACAATACTGTAACAGTATTACTGGCTGCTAACTGATTTCTGATGTGTTTTGCATATTATGGCAGAAAAGAGTTAAAATAGCATTTTTGCAAAAAACAGGACAATTTTTGTAGTAATTGGGGAGAGGAAAAAGCCATCATGATTCACAAGTGGTTCCTCAAAACAGAAAGCAGGTATTTCttataaaactttaaagaaaaaaattggctcAATTCCAATTCAGTGTTTCTTGGCCAAGCAAATAAGAGTATTAATTGTgtcacattttcttatttatatacaCCTAAACATAAATTCTCTTTATTCCTGCACCAAACAAAAATAGTTTCAAactcaagaaaaagaatttgaatacaaTTTGCAAACACATACCAGTATTaatttgaagaaaacaatatagtTTTATCTTTAGTACAATGATTTGCCTTAGGAGATCATAATAGATTTTCATTTAGTGCCAAAGTTCAGACATGTCTAAAATAACTTCATTTAgggattttcttttctaataataataataataacaaacaagGAAATATATGAAACAGTTACTTTTGTTTGTTCCCTGGAGAACTGACAAAGAAACCCAGTTGAATAGCTGAAAATATTGGATATGACCTCTTTTAATATTTGTAGGTTTTCTCCCTCAATTCCTTTTCCAAGGTCttgctttcttttcaatttacAAACATTTGTAGTGCTTTGGGTGTTCTTTCAGTTGGGATGTTCATTGCACATTTAAAATGACTGCACAAGAGCAAGAAGCACACATTCAAACTCAACCTTTTCCCTTAGTGATCAGGTTAAATATTGATCTGGGCCCTTCTTCTAACTTTTCAGTAACATGCTTTTATTGAAGTGATATTATTTCTCTAGTGTGGGTGGATAGGTGATTATTTTGGATCTCAAGGTCATCCTTAGAAGATCTCCTAAGGAGAGGGTTATTCCAAGTCCTTAAGAAGACAGCATTAAATATATGATTCCactttaaagaatattttgaaatggCAACAATTCAAAGAAAAGGCCCTCTGTTCTTAATGTTCATTATGAATTTGATCACCATAACCTTTTTGGAGTTTCTTACTCCTTGAATTTTGCCACTGAGAAGttttaactattttaaataaaattatatcagtCATGCCAATTCACCATTAAGATATGCATTTTTATTCCTGAAACCCATGTATATAGTAGATATAAGAACGCATATTTACTTCCCCCTTAATTCCTATGCTTCCTTTAGTTTACCTAATTCTCTTACAGTTTTCAGATATTAAAATAAGACCTTTACCATTCactaaaaggaaagaattagTGCCTGGGGAAATCAGGttttttaattcctttcattgaaattccattaaaaaaaatctcgaGCCTCAACCTGTTATTAAGTCCATTTCATAGACTTGGTCTCAACTAGCAGGCTTCAGCAGGTAGCCTGAAACTCATCCTGTTCAAAACTGAAGTGAGTAGCAACATTCACACATCAGTGGAAAGTTGGGAGAATTCCTGGAGCCCTTACTACTGCCAGCTCCACGGCGGCCACAAACTTTCCCTTCTCATCCCCCTCAGTATTTGTCCAGGAATCAcacaagaagagaagagaggacttACAGTCGGCGGCTGAGCCCCTCCACTGATCTCCCACAAGAGGGAACAGAGTAGCTCAGCAGAAATACGGCAAAGCTCCATTGCTGAAACAGTATCTTGAACATTGTTTCTCCTTGGTCTCGGAACCTGCAacgaaattgaaaaaaaaaagagagaaagaaaagaaaagatgggtTCAAAATGCACTCCGTACTTCCTCCACttcactttctttaaaaaagaagaaagccctTCTACATTGAGGGCATCTTCaaagttgtaaaagaaaaaagtgttctCTAGAACTTCTCTCAGCACTCACTTCAGAAATCAGTAACTCCAAGTGAGATCGGGCACGCGCGCGCGctcatacacaacacacacacacacacacacacacacacacacacacacacacacacaaacacgaaAATCAGAGACACTTCCTCTGAAATAATAACGACaatgaaatagtttatatatGCATCAGACCAAGAAGTGTGTTTACAAGTCTCCCATAGCAATGCTTAATTAATCTGGCAAGCAGTTCTCTCATGGGTCTATGGAGCTAAGCAAACCCCTTTAATGGGGGAAGGAAAGTTCCCCAGATAAGTCAGCCTCCTTGAACTTCTGGCGCTAAGGACCAGACCTCTCGTTTGAGAGacgtggacacacacacacacacacacacacacacacacacagaaagagagagagagagagagagagagagagagagagagagagaagcacatatatttatatacctccTTAGATGAAGAGTCCAGTTAGAAAATCGATTCCACACACACTTTTGGAAAGGGCGTATATCGTCGATGATATCTAAAGAGCCAGGTTGCTGAGGAATCTAAAAAGCAGCCGAGGTAACAGCAGAGACAGTGGAGGCAGTGGCGGCGACagcggcggcagcagcagcagcttgcAGCTATGGGTCCGCTCTAGAGGCTGGAAAGCATGCTTTGGTTGTGCAGGTTGGAGCAGGGCTAGAAGCTGAACTGGGACTGGAATGTTCACACGCTCTGGAGGCTAAACCTGCTGAAGAAGTGAGCGACTCGCAAAGAGGTGGCGCCCTAGGAGCATGTGCGAGTGGAAAGCAAGCCTAGAGCTGAGATGAggcgggggtgggggagagggggtagGAAGGAGGAGGCTATGGATTGCGAGAGAGCCagaaacagaggaagagagacagagagggagatcAGAAGGAGCAATGAGAACGATAGCGCAGATAGGCAAGCAGACGGACAGACGCACCCACAAAGgcacaaataaatatatgaatttccTCTAAAAGTCTCTCTGATTTTAGATCTCCAAGAGGTTCTAGAGGCTCGGAGGTAAAGGCTATGGGCGAGGAGGGATGAAAGAAGGGGTAACTCAGTTTCCCCCGCCTtaggctgggggtggggtgggtgagGGTATCTCTTCCAAGCTCCTCTGGAAAACTTCATTGGCTTGAGGTAGAAGGTAGTTTGACTACAGTCACCCTCGGATCTTGTTGTTAGGCGGTCCTTAGTCTTCTCCCCATCTCGGGCCCAGCAGAAGAGCCCAGTGCCCGACCACAGGGGTGATGCTTCTGATAGCGCACTCCAGGTGAGAGGAGTAAGGATGCCTTTGGAAGAGAGGGAGATGGAACAAACCTCGGAGGGACCAGCAATCTTAGACTCCAGGAAAGTTTTACAATCTTCTTTAGGCTCTAGCTTTTCAGGCACCGGCAGGaaccccacccccatctcccaAATGAGTTTGCCAGGAAGCGTACAAAGCTACAGGCACTAGGGGAGGGCGGAGAAGTCTCCATATATAAGAGAAAAACGGTTTCAGCCTTCAGGCTGAGATAGAATTTCTAACTGTTTCTGCCGGGAGAACAGCTGGGGACATCTGGAGCTGGTCCAAGAAACTTGGTTCAAACTTTCTTTTGCCGCTGAAGTATTGACACTCTTGGTAGTGTGCACACAGTTCATCACAACCCCAACAACAACAATGTCCCCCACCCTCttttcagttaccctttccttttctctgcctCCCACTCTCATCCAGCACAGCAAACCTAACTCCCCACAAAAGTATCCTGCATCAAATTACCTCTTAAATTCAACTGATGCAATTCAACAACCTCTCTATAAAGTTATCCTCTTGGGAAAATCAGAGGAAAGTAGAAGAGTTTTTTCCCAAACAGCATCTTCAGATTCAGTTAActaggaaaggagggaaagagagtatgtgtgtgtgtgtgtgtgtgtgtgtgtgtgtgtgtgtgtgtgtctgtatgtatatatgtatgtatatatacatatcgatagataggtagatatagatatatagatatagtctCCAATAAATTGTGAACATCATTCAAGGAcagaaatttataatcttataaaagATCAATAGTAGACTCATTATTCTTTGAAAACTAGGTATGATGCTGAGATTTGAAATGATTATGACCGTTATAGGAGCAGCCACTGTACACCATTAATATTCATGACTCGCCTAGATAATTTCTGTTCTATACAAGTTTGTTTGGTCCGAATGAACATtgcttttcatattttcccttctccttcacttaaactcttttaatatttaaaatacccatttttcttctttaaaacaaCCCTCTAGGGATTACCACAACTTTCATGAAAGACTAAAGCAATTCTAATAGCAgggcatatattttttttttaggtttttgcaaggcaaatggggttaagtggcttgcccaaggccacacagctaggtaattattaaatgtctgaggccagatttgaacccaggtactcctgactccagggctggtgctttatccactatgccacctagctgcccctagcaggGCATATTTTCATGGCAGCCAGGGCAAGAGACAAGATTCAGCTCTATAGAGGTTATCTATCATTTGATCAAACTACTGACACCTGCCAATTTCTTTCCAAATAGATTGAGTCTTAACATAATCCTTAGAATCTGTGAAAAGCATATTACAAACAAACCATCTTATACTTGTGAATTGTTTTAAATTAACATTATTATATTTACTTCTATAATAATAAACCAAAGCACTTAATCAAATTTCAAACTACAtagtcaaaataaacaaaaccccgAACAAAGAAGGTTGAAATTCAAATCAGATAGGAAACATTAAATCATTTATGTTGTTAACAAGTACTCTATTCAAAAACACTACTCCTTAATTTAAGAGGTATTATCAATAAACTTCCttgatcattttgatttttcaactaattaaaaaattttcctccttcccttctcactCTCCTTGCTTTACTCACACCCTCCTGTGTTAATGGTGACATAGCtatcaaatatttttagaattttctcatttccacaaaaaagaaaaaaatatacccaGGAAAAATAAATAGCCTTTATATACTTGGAATACTGAAGCTTCCTTATAATTTATTACTTCACCTTTTCCTTGATTTACAGTCTTCTCTGCCTTTCTGGTCAAATGAGGGAGATTCAGCAGTTTCttccaaaagtattttttttctattttagaaaaatgaaatcaagttTCAGATCAATTAGAATAAGCaaattttatatacttttcttATAAGAAAACTTTCTTGCTCCCACCAAAGGAACATTTGGTAAAGTAGGTACCTTCTCCTAAGCTGCCCTCTTTTACTGTCCTTCAGTAGAAGATTCTTCTCTTAATATATAGCCTGAGAcattctttttccctctcccctttttggAAAGAATACAGTGACTTCATAATCCACCTTCCATTTAGATGAGTAATGCTATGGGTGATGCTCAGATACATGACTAAACAGAAGAATTAGGTAGGATTCAtctctttctactcttttctactcttttttttttaaaaaaagtgtcaaTAAAGGTCAGATGTTTGGTTATGATTTACTGTCATATAAGTGCAACCATAAAAGAGAAGGTT from Macrotis lagotis isolate mMagLag1 chromosome 2, bilby.v1.9.chrom.fasta, whole genome shotgun sequence includes these protein-coding regions:
- the PTHLH gene encoding parathyroid hormone-related protein isoform X1, which gives rise to MFKILFQQWSFAVFLLSYSVPSCGRSVEGLSRRLKRAVSEHQFLHDKGKVIQDLRRRIFLQNLIEGINTAEIRATLEVSPNPKPATNTKNYPVRFGSEDEGRYLTQETNKAQTYKEQPLRTSNKKKKSKPGKRKEQEKKKRRTRSAWLNSGVAGSGVEGVHLSDISGTTLDHNLCTENLWGLKAR
- the PTHLH gene encoding parathyroid hormone-related protein isoform X2 — encoded protein: MFKILFQQWSFAVFLLSYSVPSCGRSVEGLSRRLKRAVSEHQFLHDKGKVIQDLRRRIFLQNLIEGINTAEIRATLEVSPNPKPATNTKNYPVRFGSEDEGRYLTQETNKAQTYKEQPLRTSNKKKKSKPGKRKEQEKKKRRTRSAWLNSGVAGSGVEGVHLSDISGTTLDHNLWRH